Part of the Sander lucioperca isolate FBNREF2018 chromosome 1, SLUC_FBN_1.2, whole genome shotgun sequence genome is shown below.
TCATCATGGTCCAGTTCATAAATCCAGTTTTTCCTATGGCGCGGAAAGGCACCATCAAATCTGACCCGCCACCTGCATGTACGCGTCAGATGACGTCAGGAGGCAAGTCATTTAAATAGAAGCCGGTGGCAGAAATAGCATCAGACAGTCGCTTGTTTAAACCGGCGAAGCTTATACCTCGACACAGCATTGCGCTCAGCTAGCAGCAGCGAGTTAGTGCATCGCTACGAAAGACGAAACAAATCCGGATATACAGTTAGGTGACCAACCAGTCGCAAACGTGGCGAGAAGCGTAATCCAAACGAGTCTGGTACTCAACATGAGCGCGGAGATGTTCGGTAAAACACCCATGGAGGTGGCCGTCTACCAGCTGCATAACTTCTCAATCTCGTTTTTCTCCTCGTTACTCGGAGGAGACGTTGTATCTGTCAAACTTGACAACAGGTAAATATCCGACACAGTCGCCATATTTTAGAAATGCATTATTTCGTTAATAATGATTACTTAATAATGATTACTATACATCGGAGCACGAGCCTATTCTCATTCTGACGTTGCTACAGGCCTCCAGCTAATTACGTTACTATTTTTCTATATTTCCATATAGCGGTTTATAACAAATGCTCTCGTGTGCAATGTCTGATATACTTTGAAATTTCACATTGCCTCCAAATGCTCTCTGCCCAACTACCTTTCTCTTTGCTGCTGTCTGTTTGGACTTTGAACAGATATGTGCGCGGAGctatgtaggctactgtatcaGTTCCTCATACACTCACGCTATAACCTAAATAAAAGCCTGACCATACTCTCAAAGCAATACTTAAAATGACGGCAGAGTAAACAgcttttcctttctcttttgCAAGCTTTCTGTTTCACTGTCTACCAACGAATTCATTAATCCGcaatatgtttgttttcctAATAGTTTGGGGTCGAGTTGAAGTTAAGTAAGTTGAACTGTTAAATAATGGCCTCTTTTCCTTGTCTTCTGCAGTGCCTCTGGTGCTAGCGTTGTGGCCATCGACAACAAGATTGAACAGGCGATGGTAAGCCGAGATATGACAAACGCCACACAAAGACATGAGAATAGGTTGCACTATAAAGTACATGCATGTCTTTTATGTTCAAAATGCAGTTGACAGATTCCATTATGTCCTGAAGAAACGTTTTGTACATCAGCGTGCACAGTGTAAAAGCTATAACCCACTGACCTCCTCAAAATGCAGTTTCCCCAATGCATCCTGCACAAAAGCATCTCTCTATGAACGTCCCTGTGATGTGAAGGCAGCATAGACTAGTGTATGctttattcatgtgataaagtagaaaACAAGTGCAGAAGATGATGGCAGGAAGTACAAAATAAACAGAGACATTTTGGCAGCTTACAATTATTGAAAACACCAATAGTCTGTTGTAACATGTATACTTCACTGTAGATCCATGCCAGTAAATGGACAAAATGGTGTATAAGAAATACTGACCGCAAACACCATAATTTTTTTTAGCACATGCATCAGCTGTGCAGCCAAGCAGTTCAACATTATCATTTCTCTGTTTCTATATCTAAACTGATCCAGCTGTTCTTCTTATTATGACAGGATCTTGTCAAGAACCACCTGATGTACGCGGTGCGTGAGGAGGTGGAGGTCCTCAAAGAGCAGATCAAAGAGCTGGCGGAGAAGAACAACCAGCTCGAGAGGGAGAACTACCTGCTGAAAAATCTGGCCAGTCCAGAGCAGCTGGAGAAGTTCCAGTCTCGCATCCCGACAGACACGCTGTTACCCCTGGACAATGTGAG
Proteins encoded:
- the tsc22d3 gene encoding TSC22 domain family protein 3 isoform X3; this translates as MSAEMFGKTPMEVAVYQLHNFSISFFSSLLGGDVVSVKLDNSASGASVVAIDNKIEQAMDLVKNHLMYAVREEVEVLKEQIKELAEKNNQLERENYLLKNLASPEQLEKFQSRIPTDTLLPLDNVSSQVTADQPCSLSTGSAV